A window of Microbacterium luteolum contains these coding sequences:
- a CDS encoding sugar transferase, giving the protein MSARFRPYDVVKRGLDIVAAAVALVVLSPIIVATAVLVAVRLGRPVVFAQERPGKDGRIFTLYKFRSMRSVDEARGWVTDADRLTPFGVRLRSTSLDELPSLWNVLRGDMSVVGPRPLLVEYLERYSPEQARRHEVRPGITGLAQVTGRNAISWESKFAQDVRYVDRRSVGLDLRIVARTIGSVVKRDGISAEGHVTMTKFGEAHG; this is encoded by the coding sequence ATGAGCGCACGGTTCCGTCCCTACGACGTCGTCAAGCGCGGCCTCGACATCGTCGCCGCGGCGGTGGCGCTCGTCGTGCTCTCGCCGATCATCGTGGCGACCGCCGTGCTCGTCGCGGTGAGACTCGGACGCCCGGTCGTGTTCGCGCAGGAGCGTCCGGGCAAGGACGGCCGGATCTTCACGCTGTACAAGTTCCGGTCCATGCGCTCGGTCGACGAGGCTCGTGGATGGGTGACGGATGCCGACCGGCTCACCCCGTTCGGCGTGCGTCTGCGGTCGACGAGCCTGGATGAGCTGCCCAGTCTGTGGAACGTGCTGCGCGGCGACATGAGCGTCGTCGGGCCGCGGCCGCTGCTGGTCGAGTACCTGGAGCGCTATTCGCCCGAGCAGGCGCGCCGGCACGAGGTGCGCCCCGGCATCACGGGGCTCGCCCAGGTGACCGGTCGCAACGCGATCTCCTGGGAGAGCAAGTTCGCCCAGGACGTCCGCTACGTCGACCGACGCAGCGTCGGCCTCGACCTCCGGATCGTCGCCCGGACCATCGGCTCGGTCGTGAAGCGCGACGGCATCTCGGCAGAGGGACATGTCACCATGACGAAGTTCGGTGAGGCACATGGCTGA